A genomic window from Cricetulus griseus strain 17A/GY chromosome 4, alternate assembly CriGri-PICRH-1.0, whole genome shotgun sequence includes:
- the Rab27a gene encoding ras-related protein Rab-27A, which produces MSDGDYDYLIKFLALGDSGVGKTSVLYQYTDGKFNSKFITTVGIDFREKRVVYRANGPDGAVGRGQRIHLQLWDTAGQERFRSLTTAFFRDAMGFLLLFDLTNEQSFLNVRNWISQLQMHAYCENPDIVLCGNKSDLEDQRAVKEEEARELAEKYGIPYFETSAANGTNISQAIEMLLDLIMKRMERCVDKSWIPEGVVRSNGHTSADQLSEEKEKGICGC; this is translated from the exons ATGTCGGATGGGGATTATGATTACCTCATCAAGTTTTTGGCCTTGGGAGACTCTGGAGTGGGGAAGACCAGTGTGCTTTACCAGTATACAGATggaaaattcaactccaaattcATCACCACAGTGGGCATTGATTTCAGGGAAAAGAGAGTG GTGTACAGAGCTAATGGACCAGATGGTGCTGTGGGCCGAGGCCAGAGAATCCACCTGCAGTTATGGGACACGGCAGGGCAGGAGAG GTTTCGTAGCTTGACCACTGCATTCTTCAGGGATGCTATGGGTTTCCTGCTACTGTTCGACCTGACGAATGAGCAAAGTTTCCTCAATGTCCGAAACTGGATAA GCCAGCTACAGATGCATGCGTACTGTGAAAACCCAGATATAGTGCTGTGTGGAAATAAGAGTGACCTGGAAGACCAGAGGGCAGTGAAAGAGGAGGAAGCCAGGGAACTCGCAGAGAAATATGG AATCCCCTATTTTGAAACTAGTGCTGCCAATGGGACGAACATAAGCCAAGCCATCGAGATGCTCCTGGACCTGATAATGAAGCGAATGGAACGGTGTGTGGACAAGTCCTGGATTCCAGAAGGTGTGGTGCGATCCAACGGCCATACTTCTGCAGATCAGCTAagtgaggaaaaggagaaggggataTGCGGCTGTTGA